The following are encoded in a window of Sporocytophaga myxococcoides DSM 11118 genomic DNA:
- a CDS encoding COX15/CtaA family protein → MENNSDYKRFGKVTLVTLISVYLLILAGGIVRSTGSGMGCPDWPKCFGNYIPPTHISELPLDYKERYKVHGFEAEFNPVKTWIEYINRLMGAVVGFLMLLVVSFSVPLIKKDWSLFALSLLTLFLIGFEAWLGKMVVSSNLAPIMVTIHMGGSLIIVGLLIWILIKTFPQRFTYFKGPVHSKFNFLVVFLLILTFLQISVGTQVREEIDLIIVKNNNSNRELWIDSLGKVFLFHRVIGYVLLLLSAYLFFGFKKIIENKVIIKSVSVVFYCLLVETLAGIALAVFSLPPYLQPLHLLLATIVFGILFFVFTIINVNLEGFKMKTKLNY, encoded by the coding sequence ATGGAAAATAATTCAGATTATAAAAGATTCGGTAAGGTAACTTTGGTTACTTTAATCTCGGTCTATTTATTGATATTGGCTGGAGGAATAGTGAGAAGTACAGGTTCAGGTATGGGATGTCCCGACTGGCCCAAATGTTTTGGAAATTATATTCCTCCAACCCATATCAGTGAACTTCCCTTAGATTATAAGGAGCGTTATAAAGTTCACGGTTTTGAAGCAGAGTTTAATCCGGTTAAAACCTGGATTGAGTATATAAATAGGCTAATGGGTGCTGTAGTTGGCTTTTTGATGCTGTTGGTTGTTAGCTTTTCTGTTCCATTGATAAAAAAAGACTGGAGCCTGTTTGCATTAAGTTTGTTGACCCTATTTCTGATCGGTTTCGAAGCCTGGCTCGGAAAGATGGTAGTATCATCAAATTTAGCTCCGATAATGGTTACAATACATATGGGCGGTTCTTTGATTATTGTAGGCTTACTGATTTGGATTTTAATAAAAACATTTCCACAACGCTTTACCTACTTTAAAGGTCCTGTACATTCCAAATTTAATTTTCTGGTTGTGTTTCTTTTGATTTTGACATTCCTACAGATTTCAGTAGGTACTCAGGTTAGAGAAGAAATTGATCTGATTATTGTGAAAAATAACAATTCGAATAGAGAACTTTGGATTGATAGTTTAGGGAAGGTGTTTTTGTTCCATAGAGTCATCGGTTATGTATTATTGCTCTTGTCAGCATATTTGTTCTTTGGATTTAAAAAGATTATTGAGAATAAAGTGATTATTAAGTCTGTGTCTGTGGTATTCTACTGTTTACTGGTAGAGACACTTGCAGGTATAGCATTAGCTGTTTTCAGCTTACCACCATACCTTCAACCATTACATTTATTATTAGCGACAATAGTTTTCGGTATACTGTTTTTCGTATTTACAATAATAAATGTGAATCTGGAAGGTTTTAAGATGAAAACGAAATTGAATTATTAA
- the cyoE gene encoding heme o synthase, with amino-acid sequence MQSVSRLNILHLVGFKSKEYFRLLKFRLSLTVVFSAGMGYILGGGKSIDWSLFGIFALAGMCLTGASNILNQVYEKDSDKLMDRTKSRPVPTGNVSVPEAIFLASVLGALSIFLFSEFFNFKTAILGFSSLVLYAFAYTPLKTKTPLAVFVGAIPGALPPMIGWIAATDKFGWEPGILFGIQFFWQLPHYWAIAWVLDEDYQKAGIRLLPNAGGRTSETAFQIMIYTLFLIPLGFMPYFLGMTGITSAIVTLIAGILFLAQTFYLMKECTKKAALLIMFGSFLYLPIVQIAFVLDKV; translated from the coding sequence ATGCAGTCAGTAAGTAGATTAAATATTCTTCACCTGGTGGGATTTAAGTCTAAAGAATATTTTAGATTATTAAAATTCCGTCTTTCCCTTACAGTAGTTTTTTCTGCTGGTATGGGGTACATATTGGGTGGAGGAAAATCGATCGATTGGTCATTATTTGGGATATTTGCCCTTGCAGGAATGTGTCTTACAGGAGCAAGTAATATTCTGAATCAGGTCTATGAGAAGGACTCTGACAAATTAATGGATCGTACCAAAAGTCGTCCAGTCCCTACTGGTAATGTAAGTGTTCCTGAAGCAATATTTCTAGCATCAGTTTTGGGTGCCTTGTCAATTTTCCTCTTTAGTGAATTCTTCAATTTTAAAACCGCTATTTTAGGTTTTTCTTCATTAGTATTATATGCCTTTGCTTATACTCCTTTAAAAACTAAAACCCCACTTGCTGTTTTTGTTGGTGCCATTCCTGGAGCATTGCCTCCAATGATTGGCTGGATTGCAGCAACGGATAAGTTTGGTTGGGAGCCAGGCATCTTATTTGGAATTCAGTTTTTCTGGCAACTTCCACATTACTGGGCCATTGCCTGGGTTTTGGATGAAGATTATCAGAAAGCAGGTATCAGATTATTACCAAATGCAGGAGGAAGAACATCCGAGACTGCATTTCAAATAATGATTTATACTTTATTCTTAATCCCGTTAGGGTTTATGCCTTATTTTTTAGGTATGACTGGAATAACTTCAGCAATTGTAACTTTAATTGCGGGAATCTTATTTCTGGCTCAAACCTTTTATTTAATGAAGGAGTGTACCAAAAAAGCAGCATTGCTGATTATGTTTGGATCTTTCCTTTATTTGCCAATAGTACAAATTGCTTTTGTTTTGGATAAGGTATAG
- a CDS encoding cytochrome c oxidase subunit 3 produces MSQHELNLQSSEPQKPLSMNPKKFAFWLFLVTVLMIFAALTSAYIVRRADGGWLEFQLPSIFWLNSVIIVVSSITMQFAYFAAKKDSLENTKLYLLITSLLGLAFLVGQFYAWGDLVEINVFFGGKGSNPSGSFLYVLTGLHGLHLISAVIFLWVVFAQSFKYKVHSKSMLVIECCTTYWHFLGGLWIYLFGFLLLNH; encoded by the coding sequence ATGAGTCAACACGAATTAAATTTACAATCGAGCGAGCCTCAGAAGCCGCTGTCAATGAATCCGAAAAAGTTCGCTTTCTGGCTTTTCCTTGTGACGGTATTGATGATATTCGCTGCATTAACAAGCGCGTATATTGTGAGGAGGGCAGATGGAGGTTGGTTGGAGTTTCAACTCCCTTCAATTTTCTGGCTTAACTCTGTTATTATAGTAGTTAGTTCAATAACAATGCAGTTTGCATATTTTGCTGCTAAAAAAGATAGCCTTGAGAATACTAAGTTATACTTGTTAATTACCAGTCTTTTAGGATTAGCCTTTTTGGTAGGCCAGTTTTATGCCTGGGGAGATCTAGTAGAAATTAATGTTTTCTTCGGAGGAAAGGGCAGTAACCCTTCTGGTTCATTTCTGTATGTATTGACAGGTTTGCATGGTTTGCACCTGATTTCTGCAGTAATCTTCCTTTGGGTTGTGTTTGCTCAAAGTTTCAAATATAAAGTTCATTCAAAGAGCATGCTTGTAATAGAATGCTGTACAACGTATTGGCATTTCCTTGGTGGACTTTGGATATATTTGTTTGGATTTTTATTACTTAACCATTAA
- a CDS encoding cytochrome c oxidase subunit 3: protein MATTAVIDEKEKRSLWGGGAEPLRASYGKLMMWFFLLSDALSFSGLLITYGLSRFAHNAYTGKIADFVPSGSYWPVPEKVFTHIPFTHNPYPLVFVGIMTFILIMSSVTMVLAVEAGHRMDKEEVLKWMLWTIIGGAAFLGCQAWEWTIFIVGDKGRMLADGTTFFGANLHHNEYGPTLFADLFFFITGFHGTHVLSGVIINMIVFYNVAIGTYERVGHYEMVEKVGLYWHFVDLVWVFVFTFFYLV, encoded by the coding sequence ATGGCAACAACAGCAGTCATTGACGAAAAAGAAAAAAGAAGTTTGTGGGGTGGAGGTGCTGAACCCCTTAGAGCAAGTTACGGAAAGCTGATGATGTGGTTTTTCCTCCTTTCTGATGCTTTAAGCTTTTCAGGATTATTAATTACTTACGGTTTAAGTAGGTTTGCACATAATGCTTATACTGGGAAAATAGCTGATTTCGTACCATCAGGAAGTTATTGGCCAGTACCTGAAAAAGTGTTTACGCACATTCCTTTTACTCATAATCCATATCCTCTAGTATTTGTGGGAATTATGACATTTATCCTCATCATGAGTAGTGTTACAATGGTTCTTGCTGTTGAAGCTGGTCATAGAATGGATAAAGAAGAAGTATTAAAATGGATGCTTTGGACAATTATAGGTGGTGCTGCCTTTTTAGGTTGCCAGGCTTGGGAGTGGACAATTTTCATAGTTGGTGACAAAGGTAGAATGTTAGCAGACGGAACTACGTTCTTCGGAGCTAATCTTCACCATAACGAATATGGCCCTACTTTATTCGCTGATTTATTCTTCTTTATTACAGGCTTCCACGGTACTCACGTATTGAGCGGTGTTATCATCAATATGATAGTATTCTATAATGTGGCTATTGGAACTTATGAAAGAGTTGGACATTACGAAATGGTTGAGAAAGTTGGTCTTTACTGGCACTTTGTAGACCTTGTTTGGGTGTTTGTATTTACTTTCTTCTATCTGGTTTAA
- a CDS encoding cytochrome C oxidase subunit IV family protein — protein MGHGHHTTAHAPQVLPKDKEKIKKIWMTALILAVVTAIEFLLAFTMERGSLLTSIFVLLTFVKSFYIVGEFMHLKYEAKTLIWSIVIPTLFIVWLVVALLVEGNAILYFRNLWQWYAGLAK, from the coding sequence ATGGGACACGGTCATCATACTACAGCACATGCTCCTCAGGTTCTTCCAAAGGATAAAGAGAAAATCAAGAAAATCTGGATGACGGCTCTTATCCTTGCGGTTGTAACGGCTATAGAATTCTTACTGGCATTTACAATGGAAAGAGGTTCATTGCTTACTTCAATATTCGTTCTATTAACATTCGTAAAATCTTTCTACATCGTAGGAGAATTTATGCACCTTAAATATGAAGCGAAAACTTTAATCTGGTCAATTGTAATACCAACGCTTTTTATCGTTTGGTTAGTAGTAGCTCTATTAGTTGAAGGAAATGCAATATTGTATTTCAGAAATCTTTGGCAATGGTACGCTGGTTTAGCTAAATAA
- a CDS encoding SCO family protein, producing the protein MNKIIKTGILVLLLVIPVFLFQYFKFFGKNHYKLPVFFATDSVLNDKGQYTITEAHEIPDFSFRNQDGVEIKREKFKGKILVVDFFFSRCPGICPQMTNQLIRVQEKFKQEPQFQILSLTVDPEYDTVSVLKSYALKYGAIPEKWNFLTGRKDSIYALAQKGFFITAMEDRDRPLEFIHSEKLVLVDKDGRIRGYYDGTDSEEVDRLITEIQVLQYEYSN; encoded by the coding sequence ATGAATAAAATTATTAAAACCGGTATACTAGTTTTACTTCTGGTAATACCGGTTTTTCTTTTTCAGTATTTTAAGTTCTTTGGGAAAAATCATTATAAACTACCTGTTTTTTTTGCAACAGACTCTGTTTTAAATGATAAAGGACAATATACTATAACAGAAGCGCATGAAATTCCTGATTTTTCATTTAGAAATCAGGATGGAGTGGAAATTAAAAGAGAGAAATTCAAAGGAAAGATTCTTGTTGTGGATTTTTTCTTTTCAAGGTGCCCTGGAATTTGCCCTCAAATGACCAACCAGTTGATCAGGGTTCAGGAAAAATTTAAACAAGAACCTCAATTTCAGATTCTATCCCTTACTGTAGATCCTGAATATGATACTGTATCTGTATTGAAGTCTTATGCACTGAAATATGGAGCAATTCCTGAAAAATGGAATTTCCTTACCGGACGTAAAGATTCTATTTATGCACTCGCTCAAAAGGGCTTTTTCATTACGGCTATGGAAGACCGAGACAGACCTCTTGAATTTATTCACAGTGAGAAACTCGTGCTGGTAGATAAAGATGGAAGGATCAGGGGCTATTATGATGGAACGGATTCTGAAGAAGTTGACCGCTTAATTACTGAAATACAAGTTCTGCAATATGAATACTCAAATTAA
- a CDS encoding DUF420 domain-containing protein produces the protein MNTQINPVIEKKDNLYLIIIGILSVAVPVLVSVLFYLPQTGKLGDLDVSFLPHLNAVLNTCTTIALLSGFYFIKFKKDARLHRMAMMVAFCLSSLFLISYVIYHYQGPHTIYGDINHDGVLDIAEKSAVGIWRTIYILILVPHIILAAVVVPFVLFAIYFGISNQFSKHVKVVKWTFPIWLYVAVTGVIVYLMISPYYGA, from the coding sequence ATGAATACTCAAATTAATCCAGTTATTGAAAAAAAAGATAATCTCTATTTGATTATCATAGGCATATTGTCAGTAGCCGTACCTGTATTGGTTTCTGTGCTATTTTACCTACCCCAAACAGGTAAGCTGGGAGATTTGGATGTTTCTTTTTTACCCCACCTTAATGCAGTTTTAAACACTTGCACCACTATTGCTCTCTTATCAGGGTTTTACTTTATCAAATTTAAAAAAGATGCAAGGCTACACAGAATGGCGATGATGGTGGCATTTTGTCTTTCAAGTCTTTTTCTTATTTCGTATGTAATTTATCATTACCAAGGGCCTCATACTATTTATGGAGATATTAACCATGATGGTGTTTTGGATATTGCTGAAAAGTCTGCTGTAGGTATTTGGAGAACTATTTATATACTGATTCTTGTTCCTCATATTATATTGGCAGCTGTAGTTGTGCCCTTTGTTTTATTTGCTATATACTTTGGAATATCCAATCAGTTTTCAAAACATGTGAAAGTTGTAAAATGGACATTTCCAATCTGGTTGTATGTAGCAGTTACTGGGGTTATAGTTTATTTAATGATTAGTCCTTATTATGGAGCTTAA
- a CDS encoding sensor histidine kinase yields the protein MKNLLRKNIFLFLSLLFFLLSLVTWNFFNNSSETINKKKIVKAISGQIDLFLQKNQKSSELLFKTLENKSRYSFSSLNIPSDYPYYIFKNKQLIYWSDFRFVPEYDHVKGEYSEKVLFQKTGKYLVSQKKLVTEKDVFEVYFLTPVRAYINQPATFNDMVAFKPIINDNNVRVLANPASDPDLNIHSPQKEFLFSIEFFEINKIKSSSLLFTYIVLSFLALASLVTAIYRVALKISEKNFDIATIILVFNLLVIRIAMLFLNYPSFLSDFGLFNPKYFASSILSPSLGDLLLNFIFLFLTGLFVFINYHRSRFLQKANNLSGIFRKAFSVILIFIALLIQHQFFFILRAISLNSTWSIDITTDINFGFFRISSIVAFVFASINLFLLLHLLVRILQFFCDNQLLKIIWASIIAWVLFSVFSYFILGGVSISVSLACLVYILVISFLKLPRQFIRFRYGTYIYLIFAGLLSAFTAAVSIYVTQEEKEVIRKQKFASQLVIDNDVLGEYLLSDASKKIKEDIFIKSRLVTPFSSKEIIEQKIKKIYLSNYFDKYDVSVSVFDASGDVFEKKSYYANYFEVLSELKKGQHRTEYKNIYFQKENLKDGFRRYICFNEIEKNDIIIGYIIIELKHRRIIPNSVYPELFLDKKVFENFDNKNYHYAVFSDSALLYSSGNFNYDKNLSVINLSNKRIYNEGVKLKGFHHLAFRPGNGKIIVVSSPEYAYADIFSNFSFLFLTLIVSILLFIVGYAVLFRFKKDTMSLSAKIQIYLNIAFFLPLFIVSVITLSIISNTYRENLNKAFIKKAESISGNISVYLEGYKKDISKKEKLESTVLQVGQFTESDINIFNNGGKLLISSQPAIYNAGIVSEMMNPKAYSGIIETRKNVVMLTESVGKLNYKNVYVAIRSFETGNLLGILSIPFFESKAELEKQVIEVLTTTINIFVTIFIVFIALSYFVSHILTNPLKIITHRIRRTSFGEENEPLEWKSKDEIGLLVGEYNEMLVKLEDSKRLLSRSEKESAWREMAKQVAHEIKNPLTPMKLTIQHLQRMLKDEADNGKAVTQKSLNTLLDQINNLNEIATSFSSFAKMPNPKSERIEVFGIAESVVNLYNNSKDAVVEIFKEAGKYYVIGDEQAMNSIFTNLILNGIQSVPYERKPHIKVIFSEEDSNLLIEIRDNGSGIPESVRSKVFIPNFSTKFSGSGIGLAVAKKGVEHAGGKIWFTTEDGVGTSFFIELPLIH from the coding sequence TTGAAAAATCTTTTAAGAAAGAACATATTTCTATTTTTATCCCTCCTGTTTTTTCTATTATCATTAGTAACCTGGAATTTTTTTAACAATAGCAGTGAAACAATCAACAAAAAGAAGATTGTAAAAGCTATTTCCGGACAAATTGATCTTTTCCTACAGAAGAACCAAAAATCATCAGAGCTGCTATTTAAAACACTTGAGAATAAGTCGAGATATTCATTTTCGAGCTTAAATATACCATCTGATTACCCTTATTACATTTTCAAAAATAAGCAACTTATTTACTGGTCTGACTTTAGGTTTGTTCCTGAATATGATCACGTGAAAGGGGAGTATTCGGAAAAAGTGTTATTTCAAAAGACAGGGAAATACCTTGTCTCACAAAAGAAATTAGTAACGGAAAAGGATGTTTTTGAAGTTTATTTTTTAACTCCTGTAAGGGCATATATCAATCAACCGGCGACATTCAATGATATGGTTGCATTTAAACCTATCATCAATGATAATAATGTCCGTGTTCTCGCAAATCCTGCCAGCGACCCTGATCTGAATATACATTCTCCTCAGAAAGAATTCCTGTTTTCTATTGAGTTTTTTGAAATCAATAAAATCAAGAGTAGTTCACTTTTATTTACGTATATAGTCCTTAGCTTTCTGGCTTTGGCTTCGCTTGTTACTGCCATTTACCGGGTGGCATTAAAAATTTCGGAAAAAAATTTTGATATTGCTACGATAATTCTTGTCTTCAACCTATTGGTGATAAGAATTGCAATGCTATTCTTAAATTATCCTTCATTTTTGTCGGATTTTGGCCTGTTCAATCCAAAGTACTTCGCTTCATCTATTTTGTCTCCTTCACTTGGTGACTTATTGCTGAATTTTATTTTCCTTTTTCTGACCGGGCTTTTTGTATTTATAAACTACCATCGTTCAAGATTTTTACAAAAGGCAAATAACCTTTCCGGAATTTTCAGAAAAGCATTTTCAGTAATATTAATCTTTATTGCATTATTGATTCAGCATCAGTTTTTTTTCATTTTAAGAGCAATATCATTGAACTCAACATGGTCGATTGATATTACTACAGATATTAATTTTGGCTTTTTCAGGATATCATCGATAGTTGCTTTCGTTTTTGCTTCGATAAACCTGTTTTTATTGCTGCATTTGCTTGTAAGGATATTACAGTTCTTCTGCGATAATCAGCTTTTGAAAATTATATGGGCTAGTATCATTGCCTGGGTTCTATTTTCAGTATTTTCCTATTTCATTCTTGGTGGGGTTTCTATATCGGTAAGCCTTGCTTGTCTAGTCTATATATTAGTTATTTCATTCCTTAAGTTACCAAGGCAATTTATCAGATTCCGTTACGGAACTTATATCTATCTGATATTTGCCGGATTGCTGTCTGCCTTTACTGCTGCAGTTTCTATCTATGTGACTCAGGAAGAGAAAGAGGTAATAAGAAAACAGAAATTTGCATCCCAGTTGGTCATAGATAATGATGTATTGGGTGAGTACCTTTTGTCAGATGCATCTAAAAAAATAAAGGAAGATATCTTTATCAAAAGCAGGCTTGTTACCCCTTTTTCCTCTAAAGAAATTATTGAGCAAAAGATCAAGAAGATCTACCTGTCCAATTATTTTGATAAATATGATGTATCAGTTTCTGTATTCGATGCGTCCGGCGACGTCTTTGAGAAAAAATCATATTATGCCAACTACTTTGAAGTGTTATCCGAATTGAAAAAAGGTCAGCACCGAACAGAGTACAAGAATATTTATTTTCAAAAGGAAAATCTGAAGGATGGGTTCAGAAGGTATATATGCTTTAATGAAATTGAGAAAAATGATATCATCATTGGGTATATCATTATTGAATTAAAGCACAGAAGGATCATTCCCAATAGCGTGTATCCTGAGCTTTTCCTTGACAAAAAAGTCTTTGAAAACTTTGATAACAAGAACTATCATTATGCGGTATTTTCTGACAGTGCCTTGTTATATAGTTCCGGTAATTTTAATTATGATAAAAACCTCTCTGTAATTAACCTTTCGAATAAAAGAATTTATAACGAGGGTGTTAAGCTAAAAGGCTTCCACCATTTGGCGTTCAGGCCGGGTAACGGAAAGATCATAGTGGTCTCTTCTCCGGAATATGCATATGCAGATATATTCTCTAATTTTTCATTTCTGTTCCTTACGCTTATTGTAAGTATACTTCTATTTATAGTGGGATATGCTGTTCTGTTCAGGTTTAAGAAAGATACCATGAGTTTATCGGCAAAAATCCAGATTTACCTGAATATTGCCTTTTTCCTGCCACTGTTTATTGTGAGTGTTATTACACTGAGTATTATCAGTAATACCTACAGAGAAAATCTTAATAAAGCTTTTATCAAAAAAGCTGAAAGCATAAGTGGTAATATTTCAGTTTACCTAGAGGGGTATAAAAAGGATATTTCAAAAAAGGAAAAACTGGAGAGTACTGTGCTACAGGTAGGTCAGTTTACTGAGTCTGATATCAATATTTTTAATAACGGGGGAAAATTACTTATATCCAGTCAGCCCGCTATCTATAATGCCGGAATTGTTTCTGAAATGATGAATCCGAAAGCGTATTCAGGAATCATAGAAACCAGGAAAAATGTGGTAATGCTTACTGAATCCGTCGGAAAGCTTAACTATAAAAATGTATATGTAGCTATCCGTTCTTTTGAAACCGGAAATTTATTGGGAATTCTGAGTATACCTTTCTTTGAATCAAAAGCAGAGTTAGAGAAGCAGGTAATTGAAGTATTGACAACTACTATCAACATATTTGTTACAATCTTTATTGTCTTTATTGCATTATCCTATTTCGTAAGCCACATTCTGACAAATCCTTTGAAAATTATTACGCACAGAATTCGTCGTACATCTTTTGGTGAAGAAAATGAACCTCTGGAATGGAAATCCAAGGATGAAATTGGTCTCCTGGTTGGTGAGTATAATGAAATGCTAGTAAAGCTGGAAGACAGTAAACGTTTACTTTCCAGAAGTGAAAAAGAGTCTGCCTGGAGAGAAATGGCAAAGCAGGTTGCACATGAAATTAAAAATCCGCTTACTCCAATGAAGCTTACGATTCAGCATCTTCAAAGGATGCTGAAGGATGAGGCGGATAATGGGAAGGCTGTTACACAGAAAAGTCTAAACACCCTTTTGGATCAGATAAACAATCTGAATGAAATAGCTACTTCATTTTCTTCATTTGCTAAAATGCCTAATCCTAAATCAGAAAGGATTGAAGTGTTCGGAATTGCAGAAAGTGTGGTAAACCTGTACAACAATAGCAAAGATGCCGTCGTTGAAATTTTTAAGGAGGCAGGGAAATACTATGTCATAGGTGATGAACAGGCAATGAATAGTATTTTTACTAACTTGATTCTGAATGGAATTCAGTCTGTGCCTTATGAGCGTAAACCTCATATTAAAGTGATTTTCAGTGAGGAGGATTCAAATCTTTTAATTGAAATCCGTGATAACGGTTCCGGAATTCCTGAATCTGTGAGAAGTAAAGTATTTATACCTAACTTTAGCACTAAATTCAGTGGATCGGGTATCGGTCTTGCGGTTGCAAAAAAAGGAGTCGAACATGCAGGAGGCAAAATCTGGTTTACAACTGAGGACGGAGTCGGGACTTCATTTTTTATTGAATTGCCATTAATTCATTGA
- a CDS encoding ABC transporter ATP-binding protein — protein sequence MIEINNISKSFNNKQVLLDVNGQFEKGKTNLIIGASGTGKSVLLKCIVGLVKPDEGSIAFDGRDFTQADSELKQSIRREIGMLFQGSALFDSKTVEENVMFPLDMLTTMRRDEKLDRANECLKRVGLENANKLFPSEISGGMQKRVGIARAIVMNSRYLFCDEPNSGLDPQTSIKIDNLIKDITEEYNTTTVVVTHDMNSVLEIGERIMFIYKGQKIWEGSNKDILDTEVKELQDFIFANKLIRDMKAKKDK from the coding sequence ATGATTGAAATAAATAATATATCAAAGTCCTTTAATAACAAACAGGTTCTTCTTGATGTCAACGGGCAATTCGAAAAGGGTAAAACCAATCTTATTATCGGAGCCAGTGGTACGGGTAAAAGCGTTTTGCTTAAATGTATAGTTGGGTTGGTAAAACCGGATGAAGGAAGTATTGCTTTTGACGGACGTGATTTTACTCAGGCAGACTCAGAATTAAAGCAATCCATAAGAAGAGAAATAGGAATGCTTTTTCAGGGAAGTGCTCTGTTTGATTCTAAAACCGTGGAGGAAAATGTCATGTTTCCCCTTGACATGCTTACTACTATGAGACGTGACGAAAAGCTGGACAGGGCAAATGAATGTCTTAAAAGAGTGGGCCTGGAAAATGCAAACAAACTGTTTCCATCAGAAATAAGCGGAGGAATGCAAAAAAGAGTGGGGATCGCGAGAGCTATTGTGATGAACTCAAGATACCTTTTTTGTGATGAACCAAATTCTGGTCTTGACCCTCAGACCAGCATTAAGATTGACAACCTGATTAAAGATATTACTGAAGAATATAACACCACCACAGTTGTTGTAACCCATGATATGAACTCTGTACTTGAAATAGGTGAACGTATTATGTTCATTTACAAAGGGCAGAAAATTTGGGAAGGAAGCAATAAAGATATTCTGGACACAGAAGTAAAAGAACTTCAGGATTTTATTTTTGCGAATAAACTGATCAGAGATATGAAAGCGAAGAAAGACAAATAG
- a CDS encoding MlaE family ABC transporter permease: MKSFGKYLILLSTLLVNRERFNVYVKRIVDEAILIGIDSVFIVVIVSTFIGAVTAVQTAYNLVSPLIPLYIIGTIVRDMTVLELAPTITCVVLAGKVGSNIAGGLGTMRITEQVDALEVMGINSASYLILPKIIAAILTFPLLVIMAAFLSIYGGYLAGVLTGVITEKEYIYGIRYQFSGYNITFAIIKSLVFAFLISSISSYQGFFTKGGALEVGQSSTEAVTNSCIAVLCADYLLAQLLL; this comes from the coding sequence ATGAAAAGCTTCGGCAAATACCTTATTTTATTGAGCACTCTTTTAGTAAACCGGGAGCGCTTTAATGTTTATGTTAAAAGAATTGTAGATGAGGCCATTCTCATCGGTATTGATTCTGTATTTATAGTCGTAATTGTCTCCACTTTCATTGGTGCAGTTACCGCGGTTCAGACTGCTTACAATCTCGTTAGCCCACTTATTCCACTTTATATTATCGGAACTATCGTTAGAGACATGACAGTTCTTGAACTGGCACCTACTATCACATGCGTGGTTCTGGCCGGGAAAGTGGGATCCAATATTGCAGGCGGATTGGGAACAATGAGAATCACTGAGCAAGTGGACGCTTTAGAGGTTATGGGAATTAATTCAGCCTCTTACCTAATTCTCCCTAAAATCATTGCTGCTATATTAACCTTTCCTTTACTGGTGATTATGGCAGCCTTCCTATCCATATATGGAGGATACCTTGCAGGTGTACTAACAGGTGTAATCACCGAAAAAGAATATATCTACGGAATTCGTTATCAGTTTTCCGGATACAACATCACCTTTGCAATTATCAAATCATTGGTATTTGCATTTCTAATCTCATCAATTTCATCTTATCAGGGATTCTTTACCAAAGGTGGAGCACTGGAAGTAGGACAATCCAGCACGGAAGCCGTAACAAACAGCTGTATTGCCGTCCTTTGTGCTGATTATCTTCTTGCTCAACTTTTACTTTAA